In one Siniperca chuatsi isolate FFG_IHB_CAS linkage group LG14, ASM2008510v1, whole genome shotgun sequence genomic region, the following are encoded:
- the alg9 gene encoding alpha-1,2-mannosyltransferase ALG9 — protein MAAKALRQRTRRGSRQDANNVNIPAEARPPKEEKGGDDSKITETRQESVSRGGQVWAPEGSTAFKCLLSARFCAALLSNISDCDETFNYWEPMHYLLYGTGMQTWEYSPLYAIRSYAYLWLHALPACLHAHVLQTNKVLVFYFVRCVLAFSCCVCELYFYKAVCKKFGLHVGRLMLAFLVLSTGMFCSSAAFLPSSFCMYTTLVAMTGWFQDSTPLAIMGVAAGAIVGWPFSALIGIPIAFDLLVLKREWKSFITWSAVALVLLLVPLVAVDSFFYGKLVIAPLNILLYNVFTPHGPDLYGTEPWHFYFANGILNFNLVFTLALFSLPLTALMETLLHRFNVQNLGRPYWLTLSPMYLWMLVFFTRPHKEERFLFPIYPLICLSGAVALSSLQKCYHFLFQRYRLEHYTVSSNWLALSAVVVFTMLSLSRSVALFRGYHAPLDLYPEFHRISKDPTLHSVPEGRPVSVCVGKEWYRFPSSFLLPLNWQLHFIQSDFKGQLPQPYASGPLATQIIPANMNDQNLEEPTRYVDLRQCHYLVDLDTDEETPLEPRYSASKEEWNIIAYKSFLQASRSSPLFRAFYIPFISDQHTTYRRYVILKPRRQKQPRKRTHG, from the exons ATGGCGGCCAAGGCGCTTCGGCAGCGAACCAGGCGAGGCAGCAGACAAGATGCAAACAACGTGAACATCCCCGCCGAAGCTCGGCCACCGAAAGAGGAGAAAGGCGGTGATGACAGTAAAATCACAGAGACTCGGCAAGA gtCAGTAAGTCGTGGAGGGCAGGTATGGGCTCCAGAAGGTTCAACTGCATTTAAATGCCTACTCTCCGCACGTTTCTGTGCAGCGTTGCTCAGCAACATCTCAGACTGCGATGAGACCTTCAACTACTGGGAGCCT ATGCACTACCTGCTGTACGGCACAGGGATGCAAACATGGGAATATTCTCCATTGTACGCCATCAGGTCTTACGCTTACTTATGGCTACACGCTCTTCCTGCTTGTTTGCATGCCCATGTTCTACAGACAAACAAG GTGTTGGTGTTCTACTTTGTACGATGTGTCTTAGCATTCTCCTGCTGTGTCTGTGAACTCTATTTCTACAA ggCAGTTTGCAAGAAGTTTGGTTTGCATGTGGGTCGTCTGATGTTGGCATTCCTCGTCCTGAGCACGGGAATGTTCTGCTCATCTGCAG CATTCTTGCCTTCCTCTTTCTGTATGTATACGACGCTGGTTGCCATGACGGGGTGGTTTCAGGACTCAACACCGTTAGCCATTATGGGCGTGGCTGCCGGTGCCATCGTTGGATGGCCgttttctgctctgattgg gATTCCGATTGCCTTCGACCTGCTGGTGTTAAAGAGGGAGTGGAAAAGTTTTATCACCTGGTCAGCTGTTgctctggttctgctgctg GTACCCCTAGTGGCAGTGGACTCTTTCTTTTATGGCAAACTGGTCATTGCTCCACTCAATATTCTGCTGTATAATGTCTTCACACCACATGGACCCGATCTATATG GTACAGAGCCGTGGCATTTCTACTTTGCAAATGGAATCCTAAACTTCAACCTGGTGTTTACTCTGGCACTGTTTTCGCTGCCACTGACTGCTCTCATGGAGACACTGTTACACAGGTTCAATG TGCAGAACCTGGGCCGTCCATACTGGCTGACTCTGTCTCCCATGTATCTGTGGATGTTGGTTTTCTTCACCAGACCCCATAAAGAAGAGCGTTTTCTCTTTCCCATCTACCCGCTCATCTGCCTCAGCGGGGCAGTagccctctcctctcttcag AAATGCTACCACTTCCTGTTCCAGCGGTACCGGCTAGAGCACTACACGGTCTCCTCCAACTGGTTGGCTCTAAGCGCAGTCGTGGTCTTCACAATGCTGTCACTGTCTCGCTCTGTCGCCCTCTTCAgag GCTACCACGCCCCTCTGGACCTGTACCCAGAGTTCCATCGCATTTCCAAGGATCCGACTCTTCACTCAGTCCCTGAAGGCCGgcctgttagtgtgtgtgtgggcaaaGAGTGGTACCGCTTCCCAAGCAGCTTCCTTCTACCACTCAA CTGGCAACTGCACTTCATTCAGTCTGACTTTAAAGGGCAGCTGCCTCAGCCATACGCCTCTGGTCCTCTGGCCACACAGATCATCCCAGCTAATATGAATGACCAGAACCTGGAGGAGCCAACCAGATAT GTGGATTTACGGCAGTGCCACTACTTAGTAGACCTGGACACAGATGAAGAGACTCCACTTGAGCCACGTTATTCAGCCAGCAAAGAGGAGTGGAACATCATCGCCTATAAGTCTTTCCTTCAAGCATCAAG gtCATCGCCTCTCTTCAGAGCATTCTACATCCCGTTTATATCAGACCAGCACACCACCTACAGGCGCTATGTCATCTTGAAACCACGGCGGCAAAAGCAGCCTCGTAAGCGGACCCATGGCTGA
- the layna gene encoding layilin encodes MDLRTIFCHLLLLCFEPSAATSLITADIFEARGQRVCKAGKGRPCYKLAYYSELRRKLNFVEAELACRRDGGQLLSVESVSEQEVIEQLITELHPTDGDFWIGLRRSHGDEGSSSECSSQYYWLDGSNSTFRNWHRDEPSCGYEVCVVMYHQPSAPSDFEGSYMFQWNDDNCETKNNFICKYTAEKPQGRSPSPNSTQTNVFPSTVLPPNPRDHNQDRNTALNLVYIIIPTIPLILLLLTVTGVCCFKLLVRRRRKQQKSEVCQTDPGVCPSTTPTDVYNVIRSQKDDDLVSTRPHAKITSFLCSSPDTPTGDYDNLGGRDTESGFVTLASTESGFLNFDLNDLSLGRRGTRDFYDTSLGRSGKRDLNDTGQREFYDRSLGRRTTKSEHYGSSVYRDHGLYDGSIRGGSDLYDPKLRLGGHTVKADLYQTYITNGKEDTYQTSLGTYGNRKSNQANLDCYRNGLNLDGGRRYFNEQEWINRESY; translated from the exons ATGGACCTGCGAACAATCTTCTGTCACCTCctgcttttatgttttgaacCATCTGCAGCCACAAGCCTTATTACAG CGGATATATTTGAAGCCAGAG gtCAACGTGTGTGCAAGGCAGGGAAAGGGAGGCCGTGTTACAAGCTGGCCTATTACTCCGAGCTCCGACGGAAGCTGAACTTCGTTGAGGCAGAGCTCGCCTGCAGACGGGACGGGGGGCAGCTGCTGAGCGTGGAGTCTGTGTCTGAGCAGGAGGTCATAGAGCAGCTCATCACAGAGCTCCACCCAACTGATGGAGACTTCTGGATAGGTCTCCGCCGTAGCCATGGAGACGAGGGCAGCAGCTCAGAGTGCTCCTCACAGTACTATTGGCTGGATGGCAGCAATTCTACATTTAG gAACTGGCACAGGGATGAGCCATCATGCGGCTATgaggtgtgtgtggtgatgTATCACCAACCATCCGCTCCTTCTGATTTCGAGGGGAGCTACATGTTCCAGTGGAACGATGATAATTGCGAAACAAAGAACAACTTCATCTGCAAATACACTGCAG AGAAGCCACAGGGCCGTTCCCCTTCTCccaactccactcaaacaa ATGTCTTCCCTTCAACTGTGCTGCCGCCGAATCCAAGGGACCACAACCAGGACAGAAACACAG ctctgaaTTTGGTTTACATCATCATTCCCACCATTCCCCTGATACTGCTGTTACTGACAGTGACTGGAGTCTGCTGCTTCAAACTGCTTGTCAGACG AAGGAGGAAACAGCAGAAATCAGAAGTATGCCAGACAGACCCGGGCGTCTGCCCCAGCACGACTCCAACTGACGTCTATAACGTCATTCGCTCCCAGAAGGACGATGACCTGGTTTCAACTCGCCCGCACGCCAAAATCACCTCCTTTTTATGCTCCTCCCCTGACACACCGACAGGTGACTACGACAACCTGGGGGGTCGGGACACAGAGAGCGGCTTTGTGACGCTTGCCAGCACAGAGAGCGGCTTCCTCAACTTTGACCTCAATGACCTCAGCCTTGGGCGTCGTGGCACCCGCGACTTCTACGACACCAGCTTGGGCCGCTCAGGAAAGAGGGACTTGAATGACACTGGGCAGAGAGAGTTTTATGACAGGAGTCTAGGTCGTCGTACAACAAAGAGTGAGCATTACGGCAGCAGTGTGTACAGGGACCACGGATTGTATGATGGCAGTATCAGAGGAGGGAGTGATCTCTATGATCCCAAACTGAGGCTTGGAGGTCACACAGTAAAGGCTGACCTCTATCAGACGTACATCACCAACGGCAAGGAGGACACTTACCAAACCAGCCTCGGAACCTATGGAAACCGAAAATCCAACCAAGCAAATCTGGATTGCTACAGAAATGGCCTGAATCTTGATGGCGGAAGGAGATACTTCAATGAACAAGAATGGATCAACAGAGAAAGCTACTGA